The Pedobacter frigiditerrae genomic sequence GTTAAACCTGGTAAACTTGGGAAGTTGGTGTTCTCTTTCTTCAAGATCATGTGGAAGTGGTCGTCTGATTGGCTCATCATGTAATTAAAGCCATTCATTACGCCTTCTTGTCCGTTAAGTTCAGCAACTCTATCCAAAGCAAGATAAGTGGTAACTAAACCTCCTAAAATCAGGAATAATACTTGGATAACGTCTGTGTAGCCAATTACCTTCATTCCGCCTAATGCGATAATGATAGCAAAAACAGCTAAGGCATACATACATAAATTAGTATCGATACCAGAAATACCATTAATGGCTAATGCACCTAGGTATAAGATTGATGTTAAGTTAACTACTACATAAAGCAATAACCAGAAAACAGCCATGATCATGGCTACAGTTTCATTGTAACGTTGCTGCAAAAATTGCGGCATGGTATATATCTTGTTTTTAAGATATACAGGGATAAAAAATACCGCTACAATAATTAATGTAGCTGCCGCCATCCACTCATAGGTAGCGATAGCTAAACCCATTTTAAATCCATTACCACTCATGGCAATAAATTGTTCTGAAGAAATGTTGGATGCGATTAATGATGTTCCAATTGCCCACCAGGTTAACGAACCCTCGGCTAAGAAGTAATCATGGGATGCAGAAACTGATTTCTTCTTTTTTCTATATATCCAGAAGCCATAAACGGCTACGATAACGAAGTAAACAAGAAATACAATGTAATCTTTAATGTCTAAACTATTCATTTTATGTGTTTGTTTGGTTAGAGTTCTAAATGTAGTAATTTTTGGCTAAATCGGTTAATCGTTACAACCGGTTAATTGTTGAAACTGGTTAACTGTTAGTGTCAGTCTGAGCGTAGTCGAAGACTCAGAAAACCAAGAAAATCAAAAAATGCTCCTCCGACTACGCTCAGGATGACATTTTTTGATTTTACAATTAACCTAATAACTAGATATGTCTATTAATGATGTTTTCTAAGTATTCTTGTCTGCCGCTTAAAGTAGCTGGTTCACCATTTTCTGCAGCATAGTTTCTCAAATCTTCTAAGGTTAATTTACCTTGTTCAAATTCTGCACCTTTACCACTATCAAAAGAAGCATAGCGGTCTGCACGAACTTTTTTGTAGTCTGATTTTTGCAAAATAGAATCAGCAGTTACCAAAGCACGAGCAAATAAGTCCATTCCGCCTACGTGAGCATAGAATAAATCTTTTTGGTCTGTAGAATTACGACGAATTTTAGCATCGAAGTTTACACCGCCACCTTGTAAGCCACCACCTTCTAATATGATTAACATGGCTTCTGTTAATTCATTGATATCATTGGGAAACTGGTCAGTATCCCAACCATTTTGGTAATCTCCACGGTTAGCATCAATAGAACCTAATAAACCATTGTCTACTGCAACTTGTAGTTCGTGTTGGAAAGTATGACCAGCTAAAGTGGCGTGGTTAACTTCTAAATTCAATTTAAAATCAGCCAATAAATCATGCTCTTGCAAGAAACTTTTTACAGTTGCTGCATCATAATCATATTGGTGTTTAGATGGTTCACAAGGTTTTGGTTCGATGAAGAATGTTCCTTTGAAACCTTGTTTACGAGCATAGTCTTTAGCCGTATGTAAGAATTTAGCCAAATGCTCTTGCTCACGTTTCATGTTGGTATTTAGCAAGCTCATGTAACCTTCTCTTCCTCCCCAAAACACGTAATTTTCTCCGCCAAGGGCGATGGTTGCGTCTAATGCAGCCTTAACCTGCGCTCCACCATGTGCTAATACATGAAAATCTGGATTAGTAGAAGCACCATTCATGTAACGTCTGTGGCTGAATAGGTTAGCTGTTCCCCAAAGTAATTTTACACCGCTATCTGCTTGTTTTTGTTTAGCATATTCTACTAAAGCCTGTAACCTGCGTTCGTTATCTGCAACATCATCTGTATAATCAACAACATCCACATCGTGGAAACAGTAGTAAGGTAATTGCATTTTGGTAATGAATTCAAATGCTGCATCCATTTTATCTTTTGCACGTTCAACTGCATCTTTCTTTTCATCCCATGGGAAAATATGTGTTGCTCCACCAAATGGGTCTGCGCCATTTCCATTAAATGAATGCCAATAAGCACATGCAAATTTAAAGTGCTCGTTCATGGTTTTTCCAGCAACTACTTTGTTTGCATCGTACCATCTAAATGCTAGTGGATTATCGCTTTGCAAACCTTCAAATTGTATTTGCTCAATACCTTTAAAAAATTCTTTTGCTCCTGTTACTACTTTTGTCATCGTTTCTTTGTTAATTTTTTTGGATAAATTTTGGTTAATGGTCTATGGTTGATAGTCAATTGTCTGGGCGGTTAGGCCATTAACAATTTACTATTGTCTATTAACCAGCTAACTCTTGTTCTAATATTTCTTTCCAATCTTGATAAATTGGTTCGTATGCTTGTGAGTTTTTAGGCTCTATTAATTTTAATATGTCGTGTTGCGAAAATGCATCTGCTGCATCAGTAAAAATGCCTGCGCCAATTCCTGAACCTAAAGCTGCTCCAACACTACCGTCGTTTTCATATAGTTCTACAGGCACACCCGTTACATCTACAAAAGTTTGAGCAAATACATCACTTAAAAATAAGTTTGCCTTACCCGCTCTAATTACTTTTGGTTGCATTCCGTTTGTTCTCATGATATCTAATCCATACCTAAATGAGAAGGCAATGCTTTCTTGAACGGCTCTAAAAATATCTGATTGGTTATGCGTATTTAAATCAATACCTGATAATTGTGCGCCTGTAAACTTATTGTTCAACATCCGCTCTGCGCCATTGCCAAAAGGTAAAACCTTTAAGCCTTTGCTGCCAATTGGCGATTGAGCCGAGATATGATTTAATTCTGGATAAGAAAGGTAAGGAGCGAAATTGTGTTTTGCCCAACGATACATACTTCCAGTTCCGTTAATACATAGTAAAACGCCAGTGTGTTTTAATTCTGGCGTATAGGTTACGTGTGCAAAGGTATTTACCCTCGATTGTTTGTCGTATGTTAATTCATCGCTAACGCCATAAATTACACCTGATGTTCCGGCAGTTGCGGCAACTTCACCAGGTTTTAACACATTTAATGATAAAGCATTGTTGGGTTGGTCGCCAGCTTTATAAGAAACAGGTATACCTTCAGTTAGGCCTAAAAGTTTAGCAATGCCTTCTTTTAGATAACCATGTTCTGAGAATAGAGCTTGAATTTTAGGGATGTGATTTTCATTTAATCCGTAATGATTCATTACATCTTTAGAGATTTCATCTTTCTTGAAATCCCAAAAAATACCTTCAGATAAAGCAGGAATACTAGTTGTAATTTGCCCTGTAAGTTTCATTGCAATGAAATCGCCCGGCAACATCACCTTGTCTATTTTTTCATAAATTGCAGGCTCGTTGTTTTTTACCCAAGCTAATTTTGAAGCTGTGAAATTACCTGGAGAGTTTAAAAGGTTTTCGAGTGATTTTTCGTGGCCAATTGCATCAAAGGCTTTTTCGCCTAATGCTACAGCTCGGCTATCACACCAAATAATGCTATCCCTTAAAACTTCTTGTTCTTTATCTACTGCAACTAATCCGTGCATTTGGTAGGCAATGCCGATTGCCTTTATTGATTTTGGGTCAAATAAATCTAAAGCATTTACTTTTAAAATAGCTTGTTGCGCATTATGCCACCAATCCATTGGGCTTTGTTCTGCCCAGCCGGGTTGAATTGATTTAATGGCTGTCTCTTCTTCTGGGTACTGTACAGTAGCCACACTCTTTTGAGTTTGAATATCAACAACTGCAACTTTTATAGACGATGTGCCTACGTCAATACCTAGTAAATACATTCAGTTTGTAATTTATAAATTTGGTTCTATGCAAACGGTTGCATAAAGATAGACGTAAATTTATAAAAGTCAAATATTTTGAAAGTTTTTTTCGATTTTTTTAAATAAGGTTATGCAACTTGTTGTTTTGAGTTGCTTTCCATCAGGATAAAGAAGAATGTCTTAAATAGAATTCCCTGTCGATTGCCTTTCGACCAACGTTGGGTCTAATACAATATGTTGAATGTCTTGATATGGATTCTCTTGTTGAATCATTTTAAGAAACATTTTAGCGCATTCACTACCCATTTGGTTGGGGTGTTGGTCTATTGTGGATAGGTTTGGGGTAATGTATGCCGAAAAACCTTCGTTTGCAAATCCAATTACGCCAATTTTAGGAGGAGTTTCATCAATTTCCTTTAGTTTTTTAATTACCCCAAGCGCCGTAAAATCGTCTCCAGCAATAATTGCGTCAGGTCTATTTTCTAATCGCATTAATTTACTAGCTCCAAATCTACCGTCCTTAATAGATAGTCCACCGAGGATGATGTTCTCTTCCGAAACGGGTAAGTTGTTGTCTTTTAATGCTTTTTTGTAGCCTTCTAGCCTGTCGCTAAAAATCTTTATTTGATGGATGGTGGTGATGAAAGCAATGTTCTTGTATCCTTTTTGAATTAAATATTCAGTAGCCATGTAACCAGCTTTAAAGTCATCTAGTGTTACCGTTGGTACATTTAAGTTACTGTTCACCCTATCAAAAATAACAAGTGGTTTGTTTTGTTTAATGATTTCAGTAAAGTGAGAAACGTCTTCAGTTTCTAAAGACATGGAGGCAATTATTCCATCAACTTGTGCTTCTAGCAATGTTTTAACCCCGTTTATTTCGTTCTCAACAGACTCGTTAGATTGATAAAGGATAACTCTATAGCCACTATCTTTTAAACCTTCTTCTATACTATGTATAATAGAAGCAAAAAAATGTGCTTGTACGCTTGGTACAATTACACCAATAATGTATGTTTTGCCTGATTTTAATGCAGAAGCTAGCCGGTTTGGACTATAATTTAATTTTTTAGCTGTGGCGATTACTGCTTCTCTCGTAGCTTCACTAATAGCTGGAAAACCACTTAATGCCCTAGAAACCGTTGATACGGTGATGTTCAGCTCCTTGGCAATGTCGTATATGGTGGTTTTCTTTTTCAATTATTGTTATATGTTAAAACTCCAATTCGGCTGCAAACTAAGAAAAAATAAATCATTCTAAAAATCTTGACCGATAGTTTAAATAAAAATAGTGCAACCGATTGCATTTTTATAAAAATAAAGTTAATTTAGGCGTACCAAATATTTGTGGGAATAATATTCAATTATTAAAGAGTATGAGCGTTATGAAAAAATTGCTAATTGTAGTTGTTTTGGTTTTACTGCGAGGATTTGTCTTTGCGGCTGGAACAAATCCATTTATTATCAAGTCTTACGTTCCTGGAAGTTTTGTAATTGCCAATAAAGGAAAGGTTAGCTCTATTTTATTGAGTGATAATGAGTTTGCCGGTGTAACCAGAGCTGCTAAAAACCTGCAAAGCGACTTACAAAAAGTAACAGGTTTAAATCCTTCACTTTCTACAGAAAAAGCAACTGGATTAACAATCATCATCGGAACCATTGGCAATAGTAAAATCATCGACCAGTTGGTGAAAAACAATAAAATTAACGTTGCAGGTATTGCTGGGAAATGGGAAAGCACATTAATTGAAGTGGTTAAAAACCCATTGCCTGGTATAGACAGTGCTATGGTTATTGCTGGAAGCGATAAACGAGGAACGATTTACGGTGTTTATGAATTATCATATCAAATAGGCGTTTCGCCGTGGTATTATTGGGCAGATGTTCCTGTTAAAAAAAGTGAAAGTTTATTTGTTAAATCAGGAAGGTACGTTGTTTCATCGCCTGCGGTAAAGTACAGAGGCATTTTTTTAAATGATGAAGCGCCTGCCTTATCAGGATGGACACATAAGGAGTTTGGAGGTTTCAATTCTAAATTATACGAAAAGGTATTCGAATTGATTTTGCGCTTAAAAGGCAACTATTTATGGCCTGCAATGTGGGGCAATGCGTTTAACGACGACGATAAAATGAACCCGATTTTGGCTGATGAATATGGGGTGGTGATTGGTACATCGCACCATGAACCTTTAACTAGAGCCCATGATGAATGGAAAAGATATAAAGGCGGTAAATGGAATTATGATCAAAATCCACAGCAATTAAGAGAATTTTGGGAGAGTGGTTTACAGCGTGTAGCAGATAAGGAGCAAATCATCACTATTGGTATGCGAGGCGATGGAGATGAACCGATGTCTACCGGAACAGCCACTGCGTTGTTAGAAAAAATTGTTAAAGATCAACGAGAAATAATTGAGAAAGTAACCAAAAAACCTGCATCAGAAACTCCTCAAATTTGGGCTTTATATAAAGAAGTACAGGATTATTATGATAAGGGAATGCGTGTGCCAGATGATGTGACTTTGCTATTGGCCGATGATAATTGGGGTAATATCAGAAAGCTGCCTAAATTAAATGAAGCGCCAAGAAGCGGAGGATATGGTATTTATTATCACTTTGATTATGTGGGCGATCCGAGAAATTATAAATGGGTAAATACCAATCCAATTCAGAAGGTTTGGGAGCAAATGAACTTGGCTTATGAGTATAACGCGAATCAGATTTGGATTGTTAATGTAGGCGATTTAAAGCCAATGGAGTTTCCGATAGAATTCTTTTTAGATTACGCTTGGGCGCCTGATGCCATTCCTGCCGAAAAATTGAAAGACTATATTATTAATTGGTCTAACAAACAATTTGGACAAGAGTATGCTGCTGACATCGCTGATATTTTAGATTTATACAGCAAGTACAATGGGCGAATTAAGCCAGAATTATTGAATGATAAAACTTATAGTTTAGCTAATTATAACGAATTTGAAAATGTTGTGGCCGATTATAATTCGTTAAAAGATCGCAGCAAATTTATTTACGATAGAATTCCTGCTAATCAGAAAGACGCTTTTTATCAACTGGTTTTACATCCTGTAGAAGCAAGTGCCAATTTAAATGAGTTATATCTGTCAGTTGCCAAAAATAAATTATACGCTAGACAGGGCCGTTTTTCTGCAAATGCAATGGCAGATAAAGCAGCGGAATTATATAAAAAGGATGAAGAAATTACCAATTACTATAATAAAGTAATGGCAAATGGTAAATGGGATCACATGATGGATCAAACTCATATTGGTTATACTTATTGGCAACAACCTGATAAAAATTCGATGCCTGAAACTGTTATGCTTGCGTTTACAGGTGATTTATCTAAAGCTCAACTCGGACTTGCAATCGAAAGCAGTGATTCATCCTGGACAGGTAAAACAAAGGTTGATGTAGCTTTTCCAACATTTGATTATTACAGCAACAAAACACATTACTTAGAGCTATTTAATGGCAGAAAAGGGTCGTTTAAGTATGAAATTAAAGCCCCAGGTTTCGTAAATGTAAATGCTCCAACGGGTGAAGTAAAAACCGAACAAAGAATTTATTTAAGTATAGATTGGGAAAAAGCACCTGCTGGAAAAACGGAATCTGTAATTACAATTTCTGCAAACGATGGTTCTAAAATTACCTTGCCAATTAAAATAGACAACAGAAGGTTTTTGGATAAAAATATTAATGCCTTTGTTCCAAAAGATGCATACATCTCAATGGAAGCGCCAAGCTACAGTAGAGCCGTAAACAGCCGACCAATTTTTTGGAAAACAATACCTAATTATGGTAAAACGGCAGGAGGTGTGATGCCAGTTCCGGTTACTTCGCCAGTTCAAAAATTAGATGCTAATACTCCGCATTTGGAATATGATTTCTATTCAAACGAAACAGGAACCTACAATTTGCACAGTTATATCTCTCCAACCATAGATTTTACAAATACTGATGGATTAAAATTTGCAATTTCTGTAGACGAGCAACCACCTGTTATTGTTAACATTAGCGCCGATTATAGAACTGAAGCAGCTTGGAGAAAATCAGTTGCAGATAACATCAAGATTTTTAAAACGGCACTGAAAATTGATGCTGTAGGCAAACACACCTTAAAATATTGGATGGTAACTCCTGGTGTAGTATTGCAAAAACTAGTAATAGATTTAGGTGGATTAAAGCCAAGTTACTTAGGTCCGCCGGAAACTTTTGTAAGTAAACAAGAAAAATAAAACCATTTATAAATTGAAAATATGAGCAATAATTTAAAACTTTCTGGCTTATTTGTAATGATGGCCTTAACTGCAAGCGCCTGTCAGCAGAACCAAAAAACGGCAAATAATGAAACTGCAGATACGACTAAAAAATCTAAATATCTATCTCCGCCATTAATTAAAGAAATTTATACTGCTGATCCTTCTGCGCATCTTTTTGAAGGCAAAATTTATATTTATCCATCTCATGATATAGAAGCTGGAACTCCAGAAAATGACATGGGTGACCACTTTGATATGCGTGATTACCATATTTTAAGTATGGACAGTGTTACAGGAAAAGTAACTGATAATGGCGTAGCCTTAAGTGTAAAGGATATTCCTTGGGCAGGTAGACAGCTTTGGGCACCAGATGCAGCGTTTAAAAACGGGACTTACTATTTATATTTTCCTGTTAAGGATAAAAACGATGTGTTTAGGATAGGTGTGGCTACGGCTAAAAATCCTGCTGGTCCGTTTAAAGCAGAACCTAAACCAATGGAAGGTAGTTTTAGTATAGATCCAGCTGTTTTTACAGATACTGACGGTAATTCTTACATGTATTTCGGTGGAATTTGGGGTGGTCAATTGCAAAGATGGAACAACGGAAAATACGATGCCAATGGGTCAAAAACAGATTCTGGCAAAGAAAATGAACCTGCTATTTCTGCAAAAGTTGCCAAGTTGAGTAAAGATATGTTAAGCTTTGATGGAGCTGTTCAGGATGTGAAAATCTTGGATAAAAACGGAAAAGAATTACTAACTAAAGACCATGATAGAAGATTTTTTGAAGGTTCTTGGATGCATAAATTTAATGGTAAATATTATTTTACTTACTCAACTGGCGATACGCACTTTTTAGCTTCAGCGATTAGCGATAGTCCGATGGGTCCATTTACTTATCAAGGTACTTTCATGAATCCTGTTCAAGGCTGGACAACCCACCATTCAATCCTTGAGATAAAAGGTAAATGGTATATTTTTTACCATGATACAGAGTTATCTAATAAAACTCATTTAAGAAATATCAAGGTAACGGAATTAAAACACAATGCAGATGGAACTATCGCTTTGATAGAACCAATGAATAAATAACATATTTGATTAGTGATATCATGATAAAGAGTTTCTTTTTTGGTTGTATGTTTCTTCTAGTTTTTGCGAACTTATCCAATGCACAAACCTATTTAAAACAACAAGGGACGGTTAAGCAGTTATTCGTTAAAGACAAACCTTATTTAATTTTAGGTGGAGAATTGGGTAATTCAAGTGCTTCTGATAATGAGTATATGAAAAACATTTGGCCAAAAATGACGGCAATGAATGTAAATACCATTCTTGCTCCCGTATATTGGGATTTGATAGAGCCAGAAGAGGGAAAGTTAAACTTTACATTAGTTGATAGCTTAATCGCAAATGCAAAGAGGAATGATATAAAACTTGTGTTTTTATGGTTTGGCGTTTGGAAAAACAGCATGTCATGTTATGCGCCATATTGGGTTAAAAAAGACCAACAAAGATTTCAAAGAGCAACGGATAAAAATGGTATTGGTCAAGAAATACTTAGCCCTTTTTACGAGAATAATCTCAATGCAGATGTTAAAGTTTTCAAGGAATTAATGAAACACATTAAAACAGTTGACAGTAAAGACCAAACTGTGGTAATGATTCAGGTAGAAAATGAAATTGGAATGTTGCCAGAAGCTAGAGACCACAGCCCTTTGGCAACAGCGGCATTTAAAAAGCCAATTCCAGCGGCATTTTTTAATTACTTAAAAAAGAATAAAGATAGCTTAATGCCAGAATTTAAAGCGGTTTGGGAAAGGAATGGTTTTAAAACTGCTGGTAATTGGGAAGAAGTTTTTGGTAAAAGTTTGGCAACTGATGAAATTTTTATGGCTTGGTATTATGCCGATTTCATTAACAAATTAACGGATGCTGGAAAGTCTGAATATAATTTACCGATGTTTTTAAATACTGCCTTAAACTATAAAAAAGAAGCTAAGCCAGGCGAATATCCAAGTGCAGGACCATTGCCTCATGTAATGGATGTTTGGAAATCGGCAGCGCCAAGAATAGATTTATTATCGCCCGACTTTTATAATCCAGATTTTAAGTATTGGAATGATTTATATGTGAGAGGAGGAAATACACTCTTCATCCCAGAAATTCGTTTCGAACAAGGAGTTGGAGGAAAGGCGTTTTATGCAATAGGGCATCATAGCGCTATGGGATTTTCGCCTTTTTCTATAGAAAATGGTTCAAAAGAAGAGACTGCTGAAGTAACAGCGACTTATAAATTACTGGATCAATTAAAACCTATTGTTCTTCAGCATCAAGGTAAGGGAACAATTAATGGGGTTTTATTTGATAAAATAGATGCCAAAAAAGAAATCAAAATGGGCGATTATATTTTAACTTTCTCTCACGACTTAAGTTTAGGTTGGTCGGCAAAAGCAAAAGACGAAAAATGGCCAATTACAGGTGCATTGGTTATTCAGCTTGCTGCGGATGAATTTATTGTAGCTGGAACAGGAGTTGTAGTCACTTTTAAACCAATAGCAACCAACACACGGGCTGGAATTGGATACATTGACGAAGGTGTTTTTAAGGATGGTATATTTGTTCCAGGTTTAAGAATGAATGGCGACCAAAGTCATCAGGGTAGGCATTTAAGAATTCCAGAGGGAGATTATAGCATCCAAAAAATCAAGTTATATACTTACAAATAATTAATTCTAATGAGGAAGATATCATTATATGTCATTTTAATTTTAGCAAGTCTAAGCAGCTCTGCCCAAATAAAATTGCCTAGGTTAATTAGCGATGGAATGGTTTTGCAAAGGTCAATTCCGATTAAGTTATGGGGTTGGGCTACTCCAAATGAAAGCGTTAAGCTGAATTTTAATAAAGCAGAATATACTGCTAAAGCCAATGAAAAAGGCGAATGGCAAATAAAATTGCCTGCTCAAAAAGCTGGTGGACCTTACCAAATGGTTTTTACGGCAAGCAACAAAATTATACTTAAGGATATTCTATTTGGTGATGTTTGGGTGTGTAGTGGACAATCAAATATGGAATTGCCAATGAGTAGATTGAGTGATAAATACCCAGATGTAATTGCAAATGCCAATAACAATCAGATTAGACAGTTTCAAGTTCCTGATGAATTTGATTTTAAGCAGGAACGCAAAGATTTTTCAAATGGTTCATGGGTAAGTGCTAGTCCTAAAAATGTATTAGATTTTTCTGGTGTAGCTTACTTTTTTGCTTTAGAGATCTATAAGAGAAATCATATCCCCATTGGTTTCATCAACAGCGCTTTAGGAGGTTCTCCAGCACAAGATTGGATAAGCGAAAGTGCCATTAAAAAATTTCCTGGCTACTATGAAGAGCTACAAAAATTTAAAGATGATAATTTAATTAAAAACATTGAAAAAGCAGACCAGCAAGCATCAATTAACTGGTATAAAAAGCTAAATGCCGCTGATGAAGGTTTAATTAATAACTGGAAAAAAACAGATGCTAAAGGATGGGCGGAAATGAATATTCCTGGTTATTGGGCCGATGGTGCTTTAGGTTTTGTAAACGGAGTGGTGTGGTTTAAAAAAGATATCAATGTCACTAAAGATATGGTTGGTAAACCAGCCAAATTAATGTTAGGCAGAATTATAGATGCAGATTCAGTTTTCATTAATGGACAATTTGCAGGCACAACAAGCTATCAATATCCACCAAGGAGGTATGTTTTGCCGAGCAATCTTTTAAAAGAAGGAAAAAACACAATAGTGGTAAGGGTAGTAAGTAATTCTGGCAAGGGAGGTTTTGCCCCAGATAAACCTTATGAGTTAATTGTTGGCGATGAAACAATTGATTTAAAAGGAGCGTGGAATTATAAGCTAGGTGCCAAGATGGAACCGACTCCTTCTCAAACTTTTGTAAGATGGAAACCTGTTGGTTTGTATAATGCAATGATCAGTCCGCTAACCAATTATGCCATCAAAGGTGCTTTATGGTATCAAGGAGAAGCGAATACGAATAAAGCAGAAGAGTATAAAAGTTTAATGCAAACTTTAATCGAAGACTGGAGAAGTAAATGGAATCAAGGTAATTTCCCATTTTTATATGTGCAATTGCCAGGTTTTATGGAAACTAAAACAACGCCTACAGAAAGTAGTTGGGCTAAGTTAAGGCAACAGCAACTAGACTTATTAACTGTGCCTAATACAGCTATGGCAGTTGCCATTGATTTAGGCGAATGGAATGATATTCACCCGTTAAACAAACAAGATGTAGGAAAACGTTTGGCTTTACAAGCCCAGCATTTAGTTTATGGAGATACTAAAAGTGTAAATTCTGGACCAATGTTTAAGGAAGCCAAGCTGAATAAAAATAAAATTACCATCAGCTTTAATAACGTTGGTGGCGGTTTAATCGCAAAAGGAGCAAAAGAGTTAAAATACTTCGCGGTTGCTGGGGCAGACAAAAAATATTACTGGGCAAATGCTCAAATTATTAACAATAAAGTTGTGGTGTGGAGCAAGGAAGTGCAAAATCCAGTTTCTGTTCGTTATGCTTGGGCAGATAATCCAGAAGGTGCTAATTTGTACAATAAAGCAAACTTGCCAGCCTCGCCATTTGAAGCAAAGGTTGGATTGTAAAATCTAATCGCCACGTCATTGCGAGGATCGATTCTTCATCGTCCGAAGCAATCTCATTCATAGACTGGTTAATGTGAATCTCTTTGAGATTGCCTCATTCCTCGCAATGACGAATCTGTGCTCTAGCATAATTTCATTGAGATTAATTTGAAAACGAATGCCAGTAATCCTTGGCTAATGTTGTCCTGCTATACGCTACTCCCGAAGAAAAATCGGGATTCGCTACTATCAGGTTTATTTAACAAAGGTGGTGGTGCTTGGCTGGGTTTGCAACATGCAACCTTAAATAGCTGTATGGCCTAATTTTAATAAACCTTATTGCAGC encodes the following:
- a CDS encoding glycoside hydrolase family 43 protein codes for the protein MSNNLKLSGLFVMMALTASACQQNQKTANNETADTTKKSKYLSPPLIKEIYTADPSAHLFEGKIYIYPSHDIEAGTPENDMGDHFDMRDYHILSMDSVTGKVTDNGVALSVKDIPWAGRQLWAPDAAFKNGTYYLYFPVKDKNDVFRIGVATAKNPAGPFKAEPKPMEGSFSIDPAVFTDTDGNSYMYFGGIWGGQLQRWNNGKYDANGSKTDSGKENEPAISAKVAKLSKDMLSFDGAVQDVKILDKNGKELLTKDHDRRFFEGSWMHKFNGKYYFTYSTGDTHFLASAISDSPMGPFTYQGTFMNPVQGWTTHHSILEIKGKWYIFYHDTELSNKTHLRNIKVTELKHNADGTIALIEPMNK
- a CDS encoding LacI family DNA-binding transcriptional regulator — protein: MKKKTTIYDIAKELNITVSTVSRALSGFPAISEATREAVIATAKKLNYSPNRLASALKSGKTYIIGVIVPSVQAHFFASIIHSIEEGLKDSGYRVILYQSNESVENEINGVKTLLEAQVDGIIASMSLETEDVSHFTEIIKQNKPLVIFDRVNSNLNVPTVTLDDFKAGYMATEYLIQKGYKNIAFITTIHQIKIFSDRLEGYKKALKDNNLPVSEENIILGGLSIKDGRFGASKLMRLENRPDAIIAGDDFTALGVIKKLKEIDETPPKIGVIGFANEGFSAYITPNLSTIDQHPNQMGSECAKMFLKMIQQENPYQDIQHIVLDPTLVERQSTGNSI
- the xylA gene encoding xylose isomerase is translated as MTKVVTGAKEFFKGIEQIQFEGLQSDNPLAFRWYDANKVVAGKTMNEHFKFACAYWHSFNGNGADPFGGATHIFPWDEKKDAVERAKDKMDAAFEFITKMQLPYYCFHDVDVVDYTDDVADNERRLQALVEYAKQKQADSGVKLLWGTANLFSHRRYMNGASTNPDFHVLAHGGAQVKAALDATIALGGENYVFWGGREGYMSLLNTNMKREQEHLAKFLHTAKDYARKQGFKGTFFIEPKPCEPSKHQYDYDAATVKSFLQEHDLLADFKLNLEVNHATLAGHTFQHELQVAVDNGLLGSIDANRGDYQNGWDTDQFPNDINELTEAMLIILEGGGLQGGGVNFDAKIRRNSTDQKDLFYAHVGGMDLFARALVTADSILQKSDYKKVRADRYASFDSGKGAEFEQGKLTLEDLRNYAAENGEPATLSGRQEYLENIINRHI
- a CDS encoding xylulokinase, giving the protein MYLLGIDVGTSSIKVAVVDIQTQKSVATVQYPEEETAIKSIQPGWAEQSPMDWWHNAQQAILKVNALDLFDPKSIKAIGIAYQMHGLVAVDKEQEVLRDSIIWCDSRAVALGEKAFDAIGHEKSLENLLNSPGNFTASKLAWVKNNEPAIYEKIDKVMLPGDFIAMKLTGQITTSIPALSEGIFWDFKKDEISKDVMNHYGLNENHIPKIQALFSEHGYLKEGIAKLLGLTEGIPVSYKAGDQPNNALSLNVLKPGEVAATAGTSGVIYGVSDELTYDKQSRVNTFAHVTYTPELKHTGVLLCINGTGSMYRWAKHNFAPYLSYPELNHISAQSPIGSKGLKVLPFGNGAERMLNNKFTGAQLSGIDLNTHNQSDIFRAVQESIAFSFRYGLDIMRTNGMQPKVIRAGKANLFLSDVFAQTFVDVTGVPVELYENDGSVGAALGSGIGAGIFTDAADAFSQHDILKLIEPKNSQAYEPIYQDWKEILEQELAG
- a CDS encoding glycosyl hydrolase 115 family protein; amino-acid sequence: MKKLLIVVVLVLLRGFVFAAGTNPFIIKSYVPGSFVIANKGKVSSILLSDNEFAGVTRAAKNLQSDLQKVTGLNPSLSTEKATGLTIIIGTIGNSKIIDQLVKNNKINVAGIAGKWESTLIEVVKNPLPGIDSAMVIAGSDKRGTIYGVYELSYQIGVSPWYYWADVPVKKSESLFVKSGRYVVSSPAVKYRGIFLNDEAPALSGWTHKEFGGFNSKLYEKVFELILRLKGNYLWPAMWGNAFNDDDKMNPILADEYGVVIGTSHHEPLTRAHDEWKRYKGGKWNYDQNPQQLREFWESGLQRVADKEQIITIGMRGDGDEPMSTGTATALLEKIVKDQREIIEKVTKKPASETPQIWALYKEVQDYYDKGMRVPDDVTLLLADDNWGNIRKLPKLNEAPRSGGYGIYYHFDYVGDPRNYKWVNTNPIQKVWEQMNLAYEYNANQIWIVNVGDLKPMEFPIEFFLDYAWAPDAIPAEKLKDYIINWSNKQFGQEYAADIADILDLYSKYNGRIKPELLNDKTYSLANYNEFENVVADYNSLKDRSKFIYDRIPANQKDAFYQLVLHPVEASANLNELYLSVAKNKLYARQGRFSANAMADKAAELYKKDEEITNYYNKVMANGKWDHMMDQTHIGYTYWQQPDKNSMPETVMLAFTGDLSKAQLGLAIESSDSSWTGKTKVDVAFPTFDYYSNKTHYLELFNGRKGSFKYEIKAPGFVNVNAPTGEVKTEQRIYLSIDWEKAPAGKTESVITISANDGSKITLPIKIDNRRFLDKNINAFVPKDAYISMEAPSYSRAVNSRPIFWKTIPNYGKTAGGVMPVPVTSPVQKLDANTPHLEYDFYSNETGTYNLHSYISPTIDFTNTDGLKFAISVDEQPPVIVNISADYRTEAAWRKSVADNIKIFKTALKIDAVGKHTLKYWMVTPGVVLQKLVIDLGGLKPSYLGPPETFVSKQEK